Part of the Fimbriimonadaceae bacterium genome, CGGCGACCGCAACTTTGGCCTGATTGAGGTGGACACCACCGCCAACCCGCCGGTGCTGCGCTACAACGTCTACAACACCAAGGGCGAACCGGCCTGGGCCAAAACCTTTGAGGTGAGCGTGGCGGAACTGAAAAACGGTGTCAGTTCGTGGGAAAAGAAAATGGTGCGGTGAAAAAGGCAGAGGAGGGCTGGGTGGGCGGCGACCTGTTTGTCAGAAATGGTTTTGCGAAAAGATCGCTGGTACGATTTTGTCTGACGAGTGCTTTTCTGTTTTGCCAAACAAGCCATTCAAAACCCGTTGTCACAATTCCACAAAGCGGATTTACGGTTATTTCCGAAAGATTTGGAAAAATGAAAATAAAAATCCTGGTTAAAACCCGGATGGCCAGTGATGCAAAAATAAAGAACAGGAAATATAATCGTGTAACAAATAATTGTGCATTTGATCAATCTGTTTGCAGTGTCGTTGACTATTTGGAGATATTCGTGAACGGTTCTTCATTTGGCCGCCCATGCTGGCTGACCTGCGGGTTGTATGATTTGCACTCTATCAAGCTGGAACCGAAGGAAGGCGGCGCGTTGTTGTTTCTTCATTCTGGAGATGGTGCCGAAAGCGAGCATGCAGTGGTCGAGTTTGATGTCTGTGGTTTTAAAAGGGTTCTGTGGCCAGACCAGATGAACCCCAAAGGCCCTTATACGGAGATGGTTTTTTACAGGCGAAACTACTGCATAGGCAAAAAATAGTGTGTGTCTTGAGTATGCTCGCGAAAGAGGAATGGGATGAGTAAGCGCAAAAAACTTTGATTCCCCGCCGTCATTCCCGCGAAAGCGGGAACCCAGTCAAGACAAAAAACAAAAGGTTTTTAGTCGGCCCTGAAAAAGGTGAAATAATCGATAAATAAAGGGTAATTTTGGTTAATGAGGGGGTAAAAATCTCCGATAAAGTGGTGGTCCGCCTCGAAATTCCCGTAGATTTTGGAGAAAACGCATGGCGCATCCAACGCCCCCCGCAAACGAAGGGCCTCAGCAGCAACGATTGTTTCAGTCCGAGTTGCGCTTGATCTTAAAAGTGCAATTCGAGGGGGCAAGTCACCCTCTGGTGCGTCTGGGTGACTTGTTGCCTTGGGATGAACTGGATCGGGAGTTGGGCGCGAACTTCAGGGAGTCGGGCAGGCCCGGCGTCCCCACGCGGCTGATGGTGGGCCTGCAACTGCTCAAGCACACGTTTGATCTGAGCGACACGCAGGTGGTGCGGCAATGGGTGGAGAATCCGTACTGGCAATATTTTTGCGGCGAGGTGTATTTTCAAACGGAACCACCGGTGGACCCCACCACGCTGGGACGATGGCGGCGGCGGATGGGGAGTGATGGCCTGGAAAAACTGCTCGGCGCCACGCTACAGGCGGCGAAAAACGCGGGGCTCACCCTGTCCGTGTCCTTGAGGCAGATCAACGTGGACACCACGGTTCAGGAAAAAGCCATTGCCTGGCCGACCCAGGCGAAGCTGATGCACCGGCTTCGCAAAAAACTCGTGGCCCTGGCCAGGGAACTTGGCGTCGATCTCAGTCACACCTACACGCGCAAAAGCAAAACCGCGCTGTTTGAAGTCAACCGGTATCGCCGCCACCCCAAACTGCGTGCCAAATGGCTGCGCAAACTCAACACCTACCTTGGCGCGGTGAAGCGTGACATTGAGCGCAAAATCGCCGAGGACGTAGCACGGCAAGAGAAGTTCAGAAATTTGTTTGCGTTGTACGAACGCTTGACCAAAAAACACCCCACGGCCAAGGAGAAGCTGTATTCCTTGCACGAACCCGATGTGGAATGCATCGGCAAAGGCAAGACACGCAAACCTTTTGAGTTCGGTTGCAAGGTCAGTCTCGCGACAACCAGTCGGGACAATTGGGTGGTGGGTGCCTTGGCCTTGCATGGCAATCCCTACGACGGACACACCCTGAACAAGGCCTTGGATCAGGTGGAGCGGGTAACGGGGCAAACGGTGAAGGGCGAAGTGTTCGTGGACAAGGGATACCGGGGACACGACTGCACCAAACAGGCGACGATTCATGTGGTGAAGGGGATTCAAAAGCTTGACCGGACACTCAAAAAGTG contains:
- a CDS encoding IS5 family transposase ISNoc2 (similar to AA sequence:ISfinder:ISNoc2), translated to MAHPTPPANEGPQQQRLFQSELRLILKVQFEGASHPLVRLGDLLPWDELDRELGANFRESGRPGVPTRLMVGLQLLKHTFDLSDTQVVRQWVENPYWQYFCGEVYFQTEPPVDPTTLGRWRRRMGSDGLEKLLGATLQAAKNAGLTLSVSLRQINVDTTVQEKAIAWPTQAKLMHRLRKKLVALARELGVDLSHTYTRKSKTALFEVNRYRRHPKLRAKWLRKLNTYLGAVKRDIERKIAEDVARQEKFRNLFALYERLTKKHPTAKEKLYSLHEPDVECIGKGKTRKPFEFGCKVSLATTSRDNWVVGALALHGNPYDGHTLNKALDQVERVTGQTVKGEVFVDKGYRGHDCTKQATIHVVKGIQKLDRTLKKWSKRRAAIEPIIGHLKNTGRLCRNFLKGKIGDELNVILCGCGQNIRKLLGILDSAPAPRPSG